Proteins from a single region of Harmonia axyridis chromosome 4, icHarAxyr1.1, whole genome shotgun sequence:
- the LOC123677823 gene encoding calcium and integrin-binding protein 1-like, producing the protein MGQGKSQFTEEELQDYQDLTYFTKREVLYAHQKFKSLAPEKVGHSKNSKLPMNKILQYPELSVNPFGDRICKVFSSSNDGDCTFEDFLDMMSVLSDAAPKSVKAEHAFRIFDFDGDDMLGMSDLKKVIERLVDKNHLKESETQFLIDNILEEADLDDDGALSFAEFEHIIDRSSDFMSVFRIRL; encoded by the exons atggGTCAGGGAAAAAGCCAATTCACTGAAGAAGAATTGCAAGATTACCAG GATTTGACCTATTTCACTAAACGGGAGGTTTTGTA tgctCATCAGAAATTCAAATCCCTTGCGCCTGAAAAAGTGGGACATAGTAAAAATTCCAAGCTtccaatgaataaaattttacaATACCCAGAATTGAGCGTGAATCCGTTTGGTGATAGAATATGTAAGGTTTTCAGTTCTAGTAATGATGGAGATTGTACTTTTGAGGATTTTCTTGACATGATGTCAGTACTAAGTGATGCTGCTCCAAAATCTGTTAAAGCAGAACATGCGTTCAGAATATTTG ATTTTGACGGAGATGACATGCTCGGGATGTCTGACCTTAAGAAAGTTATAGAAAGATTAGTTGACAAAAACCATTTGAAAGAGTCTGAAACCCAATTTTTAATAGATAATATACTTGAAGAAGCTGATTTGGATGATGATGGAGCTCTCTCCTTCGCAGAATTTGAACATATTATTGATAGATCATCCGATTTTATGAG tgttTTCAGGATAAGGCTGTAG
- the LOC123677822 gene encoding adenylate kinase isoenzyme 1 isoform X1, with protein sequence MSKKPNRFESNRTCGNKSCLDRPCRRAAAPTTEIKVPIIWVLGGPGSGKGTQCEKIVAKYGFTHLSSGDLLRNEVKSGSPRGKELNEIMEKGELVPMDVVLDLIKEEMMKELPNSKGYLIDGYPREKEQGIAFEKKIGAVSVVLFFDAPDNVLVERLLGRAKTSGRVDDNEETIKKRLNTFNTHNDQVVQQYTEKLKKINAERDPEAIFAEVQTYLDPLVKC encoded by the exons ATGTCCAAGAAACCCAATCGATTTGAATCTAATCGTACTTGTGGAAACAAATCGTGCTTAGATAGACCATGTAGAAGA GCTGCAGCTCCAACAACTGAGATTAAAGTCCCTATCATCTGGGTATTAGGAGGACCAGGTTCTGGCAAAGGAACCCAGTGCGAAAAGATCGTTGCAAAGTATGGATTTACCCATTTATCATCGGGAGATCTCCTTCGTAATGAG GTGAAAAGTGGCTCACCAAGGGGAAAAGAACTGAATGAAATAATGGAAAAGGGTGAATTAGTACCAATGGATGTCGTTTTGGATCTAATCAAAGAAGAAATGATGAAAGAATTACCAAATTCTAAAGGCTACTTGATCGATGGATATCCAAGGGAAAAAGAACAAG GTATTGCCTTTGAGAAGAAAATTGGTGCTGTCTCCGTAGTACTATTCTTTGATGCCCCAGATAACGTCCTTGTAGAAAGACTATTAGGAAGAGCAAAAACATCAGGAAGGGTAGATGACAATGAAGAAACTATCAAAAAGAGGCTCAACACTTTCAACACACACAATGATCAAGTGGTTCAACAATAtactgaaaaattgaagaag ataaatgCTGAAAGAGATCCAGAAGCAATTTTTGCTGAGGTGCAGACGTACTTGGACCCTTTAGTGAAATgctga
- the LOC123677822 gene encoding adenylate kinase isoenzyme 1 isoform X3, producing the protein MASEAAAPTTEIKVPIIWVLGGPGSGKGTQCEKIVAKYGFTHLSSGDLLRNEVKSGSPRGKELNEIMEKGELVPMDVVLDLIKEEMMKELPNSKGYLIDGYPREKEQGIAFEKKIGAVSVVLFFDAPDNVLVERLLGRAKTSGRVDDNEETIKKRLNTFNTHNDQVVQQYTEKLKKINAERDPEAIFAEVQTYLDPLVKC; encoded by the exons ATGGCATCAGAG GCTGCAGCTCCAACAACTGAGATTAAAGTCCCTATCATCTGGGTATTAGGAGGACCAGGTTCTGGCAAAGGAACCCAGTGCGAAAAGATCGTTGCAAAGTATGGATTTACCCATTTATCATCGGGAGATCTCCTTCGTAATGAG GTGAAAAGTGGCTCACCAAGGGGAAAAGAACTGAATGAAATAATGGAAAAGGGTGAATTAGTACCAATGGATGTCGTTTTGGATCTAATCAAAGAAGAAATGATGAAAGAATTACCAAATTCTAAAGGCTACTTGATCGATGGATATCCAAGGGAAAAAGAACAAG GTATTGCCTTTGAGAAGAAAATTGGTGCTGTCTCCGTAGTACTATTCTTTGATGCCCCAGATAACGTCCTTGTAGAAAGACTATTAGGAAGAGCAAAAACATCAGGAAGGGTAGATGACAATGAAGAAACTATCAAAAAGAGGCTCAACACTTTCAACACACACAATGATCAAGTGGTTCAACAATAtactgaaaaattgaagaag ataaatgCTGAAAGAGATCCAGAAGCAATTTTTGCTGAGGTGCAGACGTACTTGGACCCTTTAGTGAAATgctga
- the LOC123677822 gene encoding adenylate kinase isoenzyme 1 isoform X2 — protein sequence MSTAFITSFLAAAPTTEIKVPIIWVLGGPGSGKGTQCEKIVAKYGFTHLSSGDLLRNEVKSGSPRGKELNEIMEKGELVPMDVVLDLIKEEMMKELPNSKGYLIDGYPREKEQGIAFEKKIGAVSVVLFFDAPDNVLVERLLGRAKTSGRVDDNEETIKKRLNTFNTHNDQVVQQYTEKLKKINAERDPEAIFAEVQTYLDPLVKC from the exons ATGTCCACGGCGTTCATAACATCATTTCTG GCTGCAGCTCCAACAACTGAGATTAAAGTCCCTATCATCTGGGTATTAGGAGGACCAGGTTCTGGCAAAGGAACCCAGTGCGAAAAGATCGTTGCAAAGTATGGATTTACCCATTTATCATCGGGAGATCTCCTTCGTAATGAG GTGAAAAGTGGCTCACCAAGGGGAAAAGAACTGAATGAAATAATGGAAAAGGGTGAATTAGTACCAATGGATGTCGTTTTGGATCTAATCAAAGAAGAAATGATGAAAGAATTACCAAATTCTAAAGGCTACTTGATCGATGGATATCCAAGGGAAAAAGAACAAG GTATTGCCTTTGAGAAGAAAATTGGTGCTGTCTCCGTAGTACTATTCTTTGATGCCCCAGATAACGTCCTTGTAGAAAGACTATTAGGAAGAGCAAAAACATCAGGAAGGGTAGATGACAATGAAGAAACTATCAAAAAGAGGCTCAACACTTTCAACACACACAATGATCAAGTGGTTCAACAATAtactgaaaaattgaagaag ataaatgCTGAAAGAGATCCAGAAGCAATTTTTGCTGAGGTGCAGACGTACTTGGACCCTTTAGTGAAATgctga